A part of Paenibacillus sp. sptzw28 genomic DNA contains:
- a CDS encoding APC family permease, whose protein sequence is MLVALKRILIGRPLKSNELGEQKLNKTKALAILSSDALSSVAYGPEQILLVLITISIAAFWYSIPIGIGVLILLVALILSYRQIIFAYPHGGGAYVVSKENLGKYPGLVAGGSLLVDYILTVAVSVSAGTDAITSAFPTLHEHTVGIAVVFVILITLLNLRGVTESASILAYPVYLFVLALFILIGAGLYNIASGGVSAAQHAPIGTPVMGISLFLLLRAFASGSSALTGVEAISNAIPNFRDPAPKNAARTLTVMGILLALLFSGTVFLAYYYGITPIVEATVVSQIAEQTFGRTFMYFFIQGTTALILILAANTGYSAFPLLAVNLAKDKFIPRMFAVRGDRLGYSNGIIMLGVLSILLILAFKGQTEQLIPLYAVGVFIPFTLSQSGMMLKWIRQKPPGWVPKLIINTTGAFICLTVTFVFFLTKFTQIWPILIFLPLIVLAFHRINKHYEAVGEQLRLTTCEPAVPIEGNVIILPVAGITHVVEHSANYAKSLGADQIIAVYIPFEREDEAKFEEKWSKWMPDVRLVTLHSPYRSIIQPLMKFIDTVERKARESNYQVTVIIPQFIPKKGWHNILHNQTSFTIRAALLYRKDVIVTTVPYHLKK, encoded by the coding sequence ATGTTAGTGGCACTCAAACGAATCTTGATCGGAAGGCCGCTCAAATCCAACGAATTAGGGGAACAGAAGCTAAACAAAACCAAGGCGCTTGCCATTTTGTCTTCCGACGCATTGTCGTCTGTAGCTTACGGACCGGAACAGATTCTACTGGTTCTGATTACGATCAGCATTGCAGCATTCTGGTATTCGATTCCGATAGGAATCGGTGTATTGATCCTGTTGGTGGCTCTTATTTTGTCGTATCGACAAATCATCTTTGCGTATCCGCACGGCGGTGGGGCGTATGTTGTTTCCAAAGAAAATCTGGGTAAATATCCCGGATTGGTCGCTGGCGGTTCTCTGCTTGTAGATTATATCCTGACAGTGGCCGTTAGCGTATCCGCAGGAACAGATGCCATCACTTCCGCCTTCCCAACCTTGCACGAACATACTGTTGGCATCGCAGTTGTATTTGTTATCCTGATTACACTGCTAAATCTTCGTGGTGTGACGGAATCCGCTTCAATTTTGGCCTACCCGGTTTACTTGTTTGTTCTCGCTCTCTTTATTTTAATCGGAGCAGGTTTGTATAATATCGCCAGCGGCGGAGTTTCTGCGGCGCAGCATGCACCGATCGGGACACCTGTAATGGGGATCAGTCTGTTTCTGCTTCTAAGAGCCTTCGCATCCGGGAGTTCGGCGTTGACAGGTGTTGAGGCGATCTCGAATGCAATACCCAACTTCAGAGATCCTGCACCGAAAAATGCGGCCAGAACACTAACAGTGATGGGCATATTGTTGGCACTGCTGTTCTCCGGCACCGTGTTCCTGGCTTACTATTACGGCATTACACCCATAGTGGAAGCCACAGTCGTTTCTCAAATCGCCGAACAAACTTTTGGCCGGACTTTCATGTATTTCTTTATCCAAGGTACAACGGCATTGATTCTTATTCTGGCCGCGAATACCGGTTATTCAGCGTTCCCTTTACTGGCAGTCAATCTTGCCAAGGATAAGTTTATTCCGAGGATGTTTGCCGTTCGCGGGGATAGACTGGGTTACTCGAATGGAATTATAATGCTCGGGGTTCTTTCCATTTTACTGATATTAGCATTTAAAGGGCAGACCGAACAGTTAATCCCGCTCTACGCCGTAGGCGTGTTTATTCCGTTTACATTGTCCCAGAGTGGAATGATGCTGAAATGGATTCGGCAAAAGCCCCCCGGATGGGTACCAAAGCTGATCATTAATACTACAGGCGCCTTCATTTGCCTGACGGTTACATTCGTATTCTTCTTGACGAAATTCACGCAGATTTGGCCGATACTGATTTTTCTGCCGCTTATCGTGCTCGCGTTTCACCGGATTAATAAACACTATGAGGCGGTCGGCGAACAGCTTCGGCTTACCACATGCGAACCGGCCGTTCCAATAGAAGGTAATGTCATCATTCTACCCGTAGCCGGTATCACACATGTAGTGGAACACTCTGCAAATTACGCCAAATCGCTGGGAGCGGATCAGATCATTGCAGTGTATATCCCATTCGAGCGTGAGGACGAGGCGAAGTTCGAGGAGAAATGGTCCAAATGGATGCCTGATGTCAGGCTGGTAACTCTGCATTCGCCATACCGCAGCATTATCCAGCCGCTGATGAAATTTATCGATACGGTAGAGCGGAAGGCCAGAGAATCAAATTACCAAGTCACTGTCATTATTCCGCAATTCATTCCGAAAAAGGGGTGGCACAATATCCTGCATAACCAAACAAGCTTTACCATTCGTGCCGCACTGCTTTATCGGAAAGATGTAATCGTTACAACCGTTCCTTATCATCTCAAAAAATAA
- a CDS encoding sugar phosphate isomerase/epimerase, which translates to MSYLSISTWSLHRLLGPLRWTEWDAAAGTHKTRVQSQPQILTLLDLPAEAARRGYRALEVCHFHFPSTETTYLEKLRQSFSAAGLTFDTLLLDYGDLTTIDEARLEADQDLFRHWIDIASLAGAKNIRIIAGDASPSNKDAVRNSAAALCALADYASGHGVRVITENFHSLTSTGESCASLMQQTEGKVGMITDFGNFNLPSKYDEFAITLPHSVSVHAKADYDPDGMPDEAEYRRCLDTMKASGYNGPVVLIYDGPDDMWEGLERIRRIVEPYL; encoded by the coding sequence ATGTCTTATTTATCCATAAGCACTTGGAGTCTGCACCGTTTGCTTGGACCCCTCCGCTGGACGGAATGGGATGCCGCCGCCGGTACGCACAAGACGCGGGTACAGTCTCAGCCGCAAATTCTTACACTGCTTGATTTACCTGCCGAAGCTGCGAGACGTGGCTACCGGGCGCTGGAGGTATGCCATTTCCATTTTCCTTCGACTGAGACGACCTATCTGGAAAAGCTTCGTCAGTCCTTTTCCGCCGCCGGGCTTACGTTTGACACTCTTCTGCTCGATTACGGCGACTTAACGACTATCGATGAGGCTCGGCTCGAGGCGGATCAGGATTTGTTCCGGCACTGGATCGATATTGCATCCTTGGCCGGCGCCAAGAATATCCGAATTATCGCCGGTGACGCATCGCCTTCTAACAAGGATGCCGTCCGCAATTCCGCCGCAGCGCTGTGCGCGCTGGCCGATTATGCATCGGGACACGGAGTCCGCGTCATTACTGAAAACTTTCATTCCTTAACATCCACAGGGGAAAGCTGCGCCAGCCTCATGCAGCAAACCGAAGGCAAGGTCGGGATGATCACGGATTTCGGAAATTTCAATCTGCCTTCCAAGTACGATGAATTTGCCATAACGCTGCCGCACAGCGTGTCCGTCCATGCTAAAGCCGACTACGATCCGGACGGCATGCCGGACGAGGCGGAATACCGCCGCTGCCTGGATACGATGAAGGCCTCCGGGTATAACGGCCCGGTCGTCTTGATTTACGACGGGCCGGATGATATGTGGGAAGGGCTGGAACGTATCAGGCGGATCGTGGAACCGTATTTATAG
- a CDS encoding helix-turn-helix transcriptional regulator: MIEYMKQHLSEPIGIPEVAESIGISSSLASQVFKQETGETIYNYLTQLRMDLATELLLRTDSRISHIAEMVGYQHENSFIRIFRKYKDITPGKYRDMMRIRMDSKVE, translated from the coding sequence ATGATCGAATATATGAAGCAGCATCTGAGTGAGCCGATCGGCATTCCCGAAGTTGCCGAATCAATAGGAATTAGCAGCAGTCTTGCCAGCCAAGTTTTCAAGCAGGAGACGGGTGAGACTATATATAACTACTTGACTCAGCTGCGTATGGACCTTGCAACCGAGCTGCTGTTAAGAACGGATTCCCGCATTTCTCACATCGCTGAAATGGTTGGTTATCAGCATGAGAACAGCTTCATCCGCATCTTCCGCAAGTATAAGGATATTACACCGGGCAAGTACCGGGATATGATGAGAATCCGGATGGATTCCAAGGTAGAATAA
- a CDS encoding NAD(P)-dependent alcohol dehydrogenase, translating to MKAVVYTHYGTTDALKVKEVEKPAPKDNEVLIKVHAASVNSWDWDLLRGRPFLARLKGLLKPKYNILGADIAGRIEAVGSNVRSFLPGDEVFGDLSGCSWGGFGEYVCADENALSLKPAGMTFEEAAAIPQAGVLAL from the coding sequence ATGAAGGCAGTTGTATATACACATTACGGCACTACTGATGCTCTTAAGGTTAAAGAGGTGGAAAAGCCTGCTCCCAAGGACAATGAAGTGCTTATAAAAGTACATGCTGCATCCGTTAATTCATGGGACTGGGATCTTCTTAGAGGCAGACCGTTCTTAGCCCGTCTCAAAGGGCTTCTGAAACCAAAATACAATATTCTCGGGGCTGACATAGCGGGACGGATTGAAGCGGTCGGTAGCAACGTAAGGAGTTTTCTTCCAGGCGATGAAGTGTTCGGGGACCTCTCCGGATGTAGTTGGGGCGGATTCGGGGAATATGTATGTGCGGATGAAAATGCATTATCGCTTAAGCCTGCCGGTATGACATTCGAGGAAGCCGCAGCCATACCGCAAGCGGGAGTCTTAGCCTTATAG
- a CDS encoding ABC transporter substrate-binding protein, whose product MRTFNLPLLILIMTSLLVLPACGNNNTTEAPSVVEESAAFEPVVIKYAANAELTFNKPVVNVACIVSLCVDVLAELGMEPVAIAESGVREIAVSAEYYGSKGENFTSIGGSFFEPSLEDLVTVKPDLVIGLKGVHDPLRGGLSGVTQLYLASPKSYKQSIEFLETMGKLTGRTTEAEAAKQNFLGKLEQAKEKSPKNKTALIMFGSDVNFSIVTDTNLAGTVLKEVTNYPWRVSNPADDPYGEGSIPYSLEKLLIVNPDVIFVESYSFSPGAKPLSEQLAASPIWSKLKAVQNKQVHEVRSPIWGDGRGTRSLGILLDEAMKLIYPEQF is encoded by the coding sequence TTGAGAACTTTTAATTTGCCTCTATTGATTCTGATTATGACCTCTTTACTTGTGCTTCCCGCCTGCGGGAATAACAATACAACGGAGGCACCTTCTGTTGTCGAAGAGTCTGCGGCGTTCGAGCCGGTTGTGATAAAGTATGCAGCGAATGCTGAGTTAACATTCAACAAACCCGTCGTTAATGTCGCCTGTATCGTCTCCTTGTGCGTCGATGTTCTGGCTGAACTAGGCATGGAGCCGGTCGCTATTGCCGAGAGCGGTGTGCGCGAGATTGCTGTCTCAGCTGAATACTACGGAAGCAAAGGTGAGAATTTCACTTCTATTGGAGGCAGCTTCTTTGAGCCCAGCTTGGAGGACCTGGTAACGGTTAAGCCGGATTTGGTCATTGGCCTCAAGGGTGTACATGATCCTCTGCGCGGTGGCCTGAGCGGCGTTACTCAGCTTTACCTCGCAAGTCCGAAGAGCTATAAGCAATCGATTGAATTCCTGGAAACGATGGGCAAGTTGACCGGTAGAACGACGGAAGCAGAAGCAGCGAAACAGAATTTCCTGGGCAAATTGGAGCAGGCAAAAGAGAAATCTCCGAAGAATAAGACAGCGCTCATCATGTTTGGCTCGGATGTAAATTTCTCAATTGTAACGGACACCAACCTGGCTGGTACAGTGTTAAAGGAAGTGACAAACTATCCTTGGAGAGTTTCGAACCCTGCAGATGACCCTTATGGAGAAGGAAGCATTCCTTATTCTCTCGAGAAGCTGTTAATCGTTAATCCCGATGTCATATTTGTAGAGAGCTACTCTTTCAGCCCGGGCGCCAAGCCTCTCTCCGAACAGCTGGCTGCTTCGCCGATCTGGAGTAAATTGAAGGCAGTGCAGAATAAGCAGGTACATGAAGTGCGCTCCCCGATCTGGGGGGATGGCAGAGGTACAAGGTCTCTCGGAATACTGCTGGATGAAGCCATGAAGCTGATCTATCCCGAGCAGTTTTAG
- a CDS encoding M48 family metallopeptidase produces MENGARVSCPQCGSDMPVIPGYVTWCDQCDWNLNPERVSSHERLADKLNRKIGVRAVQRLYDSIMTAGVEFRITPSIVAAYLAATVLHGLTILLFYLGIERLVTPYNFGEFLSGLLMTAVAFEIRPRFYRFKRKPIHRSDYPVIYELLDELAERTGARRIDSVVALPEFTAFFMRSGLLRKRLIGIGIPLFAGLTVQEKIHVLAHEMAHNAHNDNTRNWYVESALYFLSQNRLLGTFRSSRHPYG; encoded by the coding sequence ATGGAAAACGGAGCACGAGTATCCTGTCCGCAGTGCGGCAGCGATATGCCGGTCATACCAGGGTACGTGACGTGGTGCGATCAGTGTGATTGGAACTTGAACCCCGAGCGCGTTTCGTCACACGAACGGCTTGCGGATAAACTAAATCGGAAGATTGGTGTTCGGGCAGTCCAGCGGTTATACGACAGCATAATGACTGCGGGCGTCGAATTCAGGATTACACCTTCCATTGTCGCTGCATATCTGGCGGCAACCGTGCTTCATGGTTTGACAATCCTGCTGTTTTACCTTGGCATCGAAAGACTCGTAACGCCTTACAATTTCGGCGAGTTTCTATCAGGCTTACTTATGACGGCAGTGGCCTTCGAAATCCGACCGAGATTTTACAGGTTCAAACGAAAGCCGATCCATAGGTCAGATTACCCGGTGATTTACGAGCTGCTCGACGAATTGGCTGAACGAACCGGGGCGCGAAGAATCGATAGCGTCGTCGCCCTGCCTGAATTTACCGCCTTCTTTATGCGTTCCGGCTTGCTTCGGAAAAGGTTGATCGGAATCGGTATTCCGCTGTTTGCGGGTCTAACCGTACAAGAGAAAATTCATGTACTGGCCCACGAAATGGCCCACAACGCACATAATGACAATACAAGAAATTGGTATGTGGAAAGCGCATTATATTTTTTATCCCAAAACCGATTACTCGGAACTTTTCGGTCCTCTCGACACCCTTATGGCTAA
- the pelA gene encoding pectate lyase, which produces MSKSKIKYGSFVLILTFILGAFGIMLQPPQAVFAADASGATASFSDILKYQQPDGGWRKDYAVTSGNWAKSTIDNKATYTEIRRLAGEYQRTSNSSYSAAAIKGINFLLNMQYANGGWPQIYQSTGYHTHITFNDNAMINVMILLDDIANKRGDFAFIDSTLAGRCKTAVSKGIDNILQTQVVVNGALTVWGQQHDSVTLKPAGARSYEVPSLCANESVGIVKFLKTRPATSQINASINAAEQWFRTVKIIGIRIVKTSDDVIVVEDSSVTTPIWARFYEIGTNKPIFVGRDGIVKYKLSDIEQERRVGYAWYGNWPSALGIT; this is translated from the coding sequence ATGTCAAAATCAAAAATAAAATATGGATCTTTCGTGTTAATCTTAACCTTTATCTTAGGAGCTTTTGGAATAATGCTACAACCTCCGCAAGCTGTATTCGCCGCCGACGCATCAGGAGCTACTGCCAGTTTCTCGGATATTTTAAAATACCAGCAGCCCGATGGAGGTTGGAGAAAAGATTACGCCGTTACTAGCGGGAATTGGGCGAAGTCGACAATTGACAATAAAGCTACGTACACGGAAATAAGAAGATTAGCAGGTGAGTATCAAAGGACAAGCAACAGCAGTTATTCAGCGGCTGCTATAAAAGGAATCAACTTCCTGTTAAATATGCAATATGCTAACGGCGGGTGGCCGCAGATCTATCAAAGCACAGGTTATCATACCCACATTACATTCAATGACAATGCAATGATTAATGTTATGATCCTTCTGGATGACATTGCAAACAAAAGAGGCGATTTCGCTTTTATAGACAGCACTTTAGCCGGTAGATGTAAAACAGCGGTTTCGAAAGGCATAGATAACATATTACAGACACAGGTTGTTGTTAATGGAGCCTTAACGGTTTGGGGACAACAGCATGACTCGGTAACGCTAAAGCCTGCAGGGGCTAGGTCATATGAAGTCCCATCTCTTTGCGCTAATGAAAGTGTAGGAATTGTAAAATTTCTAAAAACCAGACCTGCCACGTCGCAAATTAATGCTTCTATTAATGCAGCCGAGCAATGGTTCAGAACCGTTAAGATCATTGGAATTAGAATAGTAAAGACCAGTGATGATGTCATAGTTGTGGAAGACTCAAGTGTCACTACTCCGATATGGGCTCGTTTTTACGAGATTGGAACGAATAAGCCTATATTTGTAGGTCGTGACGGTATAGTTAAATATAAGCTTAGCGATATTGAACAAGAAAGAAGAGTTGGATACGCATGGTATGGGAATTGGCCTTCGGCTCTTGGAATTACTTGA
- a CDS encoding iron ABC transporter permease, with the protein MLKPSPRSYGTKFVVSTGILLTVLAVCIILHIALGRVSLTPIEVIKSLLNHEVDYGQRHIVWNLRLPRVLIAIAAGLMLGTAGVILQVIVRNPLVEPGLIGASAGGVLFVVLWMIYAPSDISQNALLPFVALAGGVITVAAVYFLNGRKENSNANLALTGIIVTAILQSLTSLLLLKSQQGLSSIFLWTFGSLNGRVWIQWNILWPWALVGLTLAMAYARKAALLQLGDSVAAGLGLAVNRTRLILLIISSTLTAASVSVVGAIGFIGLIGPHMAALVVGRNPVYLFPASALFSAVLLVAADWIGQIITLRLPIPGMENHLTNLPVGAVTTLMGAPFFLFLLRRKLSGK; encoded by the coding sequence ATGCTTAAGCCTTCGCCCCGTTCCTACGGTACAAAATTTGTGGTATCTACCGGAATTCTGCTTACTGTCTTGGCTGTATGTATCATCCTGCATATTGCGCTTGGGAGAGTCTCATTGACACCAATTGAAGTCATTAAGTCTTTGCTTAACCATGAAGTGGATTACGGTCAGCGTCATATTGTTTGGAATTTGCGTCTTCCGCGCGTCCTGATTGCGATTGCTGCAGGACTCATGCTTGGGACAGCAGGAGTAATTCTCCAGGTCATAGTTCGCAATCCGTTAGTAGAACCGGGGCTGATCGGGGCGTCTGCCGGCGGGGTGCTGTTCGTTGTATTGTGGATGATTTATGCACCGAGTGATATTTCGCAGAATGCCTTGCTTCCTTTTGTCGCGCTAGCCGGAGGTGTTATCACTGTTGCGGCTGTATATTTCCTTAATGGAAGGAAGGAGAACAGTAATGCGAACCTGGCGCTTACAGGCATTATTGTTACGGCGATCCTGCAGTCGTTAACCTCGCTGCTGCTGCTCAAGAGCCAACAGGGATTGTCCTCTATCTTCCTGTGGACCTTCGGTTCTCTTAACGGCAGGGTATGGATCCAGTGGAATATCCTCTGGCCCTGGGCGCTTGTGGGACTGACACTTGCTATGGCTTATGCCAGGAAGGCAGCGCTCTTGCAGCTTGGTGATTCTGTGGCAGCGGGGCTTGGCCTGGCTGTTAACCGGACACGACTGATATTGTTAATAATATCTTCCACTCTGACAGCAGCATCTGTATCGGTGGTCGGAGCCATCGGATTCATTGGCCTCATCGGTCCGCATATGGCGGCGCTTGTCGTCGGACGAAATCCGGTCTACTTGTTCCCGGCAAGCGCGTTGTTCTCCGCGGTACTTCTTGTAGCTGCCGATTGGATCGGCCAGATCATTACTCTCAGGCTGCCGATCCCCGGCATGGAGAATCATCTGACGAATTTGCCTGTGGGTGCAGTGACCACGCTGATGGGCGCCCCGTTCTTCCTCTTTCTGCTGCGAAGAAAACTGTCGGGAAAATAA
- a CDS encoding heme-binding protein: MQLWMAKEIIQSAELEAHRIGVPMVISVVDAGGNLTACYKMDHALLASIDIATNKAWTSVAMKMPTADLAKMARPGGSLYGIHSTNRNRIVLFGGGIPLLQQHLLIGGLGVSGGSVEQDVLVAEAVRVNFERTYG, translated from the coding sequence ATGCAATTATGGATGGCAAAAGAAATCATTCAGTCAGCGGAGCTGGAAGCACATCGAATTGGCGTGCCTATGGTGATTTCAGTTGTAGATGCAGGAGGCAATCTGACCGCGTGTTACAAAATGGACCATGCTTTACTGGCAAGCATCGATATAGCAACCAATAAAGCATGGACATCGGTAGCCATGAAAATGCCGACTGCAGATTTGGCCAAAATGGCACGCCCCGGAGGGTCCCTTTACGGCATCCATTCGACAAACCGAAATCGTATTGTATTATTTGGCGGAGGGATTCCGTTACTCCAACAACATCTTTTGATTGGCGGACTTGGTGTTAGCGGCGGTTCAGTCGAGCAGGATGTTCTTGTTGCAGAGGCGGTTAGAGTTAATTTTGAGCGAACGTATGGGTGA
- a CDS encoding NAD(P)-dependent alcohol dehydrogenase: MGTFAVQIAKSFGTCVTGVDTTRKLDMLQSIGADRVIDYTQDDFTNNGQSYDLILDVAGYRSIFDYKRALSPGGTYVMVGGSMARICQLMLLGPCVSMAGSKKMGILVHRTNKNDQNFFKELFEAGKVVPVIDRRYPLSEVAEALRYLGEGHPKGKVVINMEML; this comes from the coding sequence GTGGGTACGTTTGCGGTGCAGATTGCCAAATCATTCGGGACTTGCGTAACAGGCGTGGACACCACAAGGAAATTGGATATGCTGCAATCGATTGGTGCAGACCGGGTTATTGATTACACGCAGGATGATTTCACCAATAATGGGCAGAGTTACGATCTGATTCTTGATGTTGCTGGATATCGCTCAATTTTCGATTACAAGCGTGCATTAAGTCCGGGCGGCACTTATGTCATGGTGGGAGGCTCCATGGCCCGAATCTGCCAACTCATGCTCCTGGGACCGTGTGTTTCAATGGCAGGGAGCAAGAAAATGGGTATCCTTGTTCACAGGACAAACAAAAATGACCAAAATTTTTTCAAGGAGCTTTTTGAAGCTGGCAAAGTAGTTCCTGTTATAGATAGACGGTATCCGTTAAGCGAGGTTGCTGAAGCTCTCAGGTATCTTGGAGAAGGTCACCCCAAAGGAAAAGTCGTCATTAATATGGAGATGTTATAG
- a CDS encoding iron ABC transporter permease: protein MPSPLQTTETGRRIYLLPVSAMFILLISIFALGIKAGDPVMSWRELHDILFTGTGEEIERIIIREIRVPRFTLGLIIGALLGAAGTLMQGAMNNRLAGPELLGVSAGASLGMAAITVLNLPVAFYLHPIIALCGGLLGGMFVILSARGSRGAAGMLLIGMSVTAILNGLLILLIALGTSNDVNLLYTYLLGSLANRNWEHVIRILPWAVVTLPVVILFARAINLLQLGDETASGLGLKVERTRLLILIVCAVLVAVTVAQCGPIGYISLMSPHVTRLMLRTLNASYILPVSALCGAVMLTAADTAARLMLYPLEIPVGVWTTLVGGICFLCFFLRNKGGKNNHA, encoded by the coding sequence ATGCCGAGTCCGCTTCAAACGACCGAAACCGGCAGAAGGATATATCTTCTTCCGGTTTCTGCTATGTTCATTCTCCTGATCTCTATCTTCGCTTTAGGAATTAAAGCCGGCGACCCTGTCATGTCGTGGAGGGAGCTGCATGATATTCTGTTCACGGGCACAGGTGAGGAGATAGAAAGGATCATCATCCGTGAAATCCGTGTTCCCCGATTTACGCTGGGGCTCATCATCGGGGCGCTGCTGGGGGCGGCAGGGACGTTGATGCAGGGGGCGATGAACAACCGTCTGGCAGGGCCGGAATTGCTCGGTGTCTCAGCAGGAGCATCGCTTGGTATGGCTGCTATTACTGTGCTCAATCTACCTGTCGCGTTCTATCTACACCCAATTATCGCTTTATGCGGAGGACTCCTGGGCGGAATGTTCGTTATTCTCTCGGCGAGGGGAAGCCGAGGTGCCGCGGGGATGCTGCTGATCGGAATGTCGGTCACCGCTATCCTTAATGGTTTACTGATCCTGTTAATTGCGCTGGGCACGAGCAATGACGTAAACCTGCTCTATACATACCTTCTTGGCTCTTTGGCGAACCGGAATTGGGAACATGTTATTCGAATCCTTCCCTGGGCGGTTGTCACATTGCCCGTCGTGATACTATTTGCACGTGCCATTAATCTGCTGCAGCTTGGCGATGAAACGGCTTCCGGGCTTGGTTTGAAAGTAGAGCGGACGCGGCTTCTCATCTTAATCGTATGTGCAGTACTTGTGGCGGTGACAGTGGCGCAGTGCGGCCCGATCGGATATATTTCACTGATGTCGCCGCACGTGACTCGCCTTATGCTTCGCACACTTAACGCAAGCTATATCTTACCTGTGTCCGCACTATGCGGAGCAGTGATGTTGACGGCTGCCGACACCGCCGCAAGGCTGATGCTCTATCCGCTGGAAATACCAGTAGGGGTCTGGACTACTTTAGTGGGTGGAATCTGCTTCCTGTGCTTCTTCCTGAGAAACAAGGGAGGTAAAAACAATCATGCTTAA
- a CDS encoding DUF4386 domain-containing protein: protein MKAKFLAFQLAMIVLGLYSLLFCYLLYRSRLIPRLISVFGLIGYASLLTSALLELFGYSPGMLLFLPGALFEILMPVWLIVKGFNSPAIAPMSAIK, encoded by the coding sequence ATTAAAGCGAAATTTTTGGCCTTTCAATTGGCAATGATCGTTCTTGGTCTTTACAGCCTCTTATTTTGTTATTTGTTATACCGATCAAGGCTCATTCCGCGTTTAATATCCGTCTTTGGACTTATTGGTTACGCATCGTTGTTAACAAGCGCCTTGCTAGAGCTCTTCGGTTATAGCCCAGGCATGCTCTTATTTCTTCCGGGAGCCTTATTTGAAATACTAATGCCGGTCTGGCTTATAGTCAAAGGATTCAACTCACCTGCAATAGCTCCCATGTCTGCTATAAAATAA